The Amblyomma americanum isolate KBUSLIRL-KWMA chromosome 6, ASM5285725v1, whole genome shotgun sequence genome has a window encoding:
- the LOC144095262 gene encoding CLIP-associating protein 1-like yields MALVVGLEQFLPQLASQDTKKRLQLGATLLAYLEDPLSLVDSTEMGAVVDCLVAWLNSSNSKVAQNGLEILSILAQRLKEDFRPYISTVISAAVDRMGDSKDSVREQAKLFTMKLMTVSSPQYILEKMMPAFSHKNFRIREEILLCLQETINTYGSQNLSLMKFMPLIAKLLGDPNSQVRDTAFQTLLLIYMHVGERLRFDLGKKYGIPPAKLQALFNKFDEVKSSGQLLQLPRMKLVSG; encoded by the exons ATGGCACTGGTGGTGGGCCTCGAGCAGTTCCTGCCCCAGCTGGCGAGCCAGGACACAAAGAAACGGCTCCAGCTGGGTGCCACCCTGCTGGCCTACCTCGAGGACCCACTCAGCCTTGTTGACAGTACCGAGATGGGTGCTGTAGTCGACTGTCTGGTTGCTTGGCTCAACAGCAGCAACTCTAAG GTGGCCCAGAACGGCTTGGAAATACTCTCGATCCTGGCACAGAGACTCAAAGAAGACTTCCGCCCGTACATATCGACAG TAATTTCAGCAGCTGTAGACAGGATGGGTGATAGTAAAGATTCT GTGCGGGAACAGGCAAAGCTCTTCACCATGAAGCTTATGACAGTTTCATCTCCTCAG taCATACTAGAAAAGATGATGCCAGCATTCAGCCATAAAAACTTCAGGATACGAGAAGAAATCCTTCTGTGCCTCCAGGAGACCATTAACAC ATATGGCTCTCAGAACCTCTCCCTGATGAAGTTTATGCCATTGATTGCAAAGCTGCTTGGGGATCCCAATTCTCAG GTGCGTGACACAGCATTTCAGACGTTGTTGCTAATCTACATGCACGTCGGGGAGAGGTTGCGGTTTGACCTTGGAAAGAAGTACGGCATACCACCTGCCAA GCTGCAGGCACTGTTCAACAAGTTTGACGAGGTGAAGAGCTCTGGGCAGCTCCTGCAACTGCCACGCATGAAGTTGGTAAGTGGCTGA